GTTGTCACGGTGCGCGTCATTGGTGAAAAGAATACAGTTCTAGTCGAGTCCCATCAAGAATTATCAGATGGTAGCGTGAGGAACCGGTGCAGGCCCTTGTCTGAGAAAATGAAACCCAATGAAACCCCTGAAGCTGCTGTCTTTCGAGCTATTAAAGAAGAACTCGGATCGATTTTAAATGATGATGCAAATGTGAGGATTGTGGATGGTTCATATAAGGAGAAGATTGAGGAGCGGAATTCCCTGTCATACCCAGGTTTACCGGCTCGTTATGTCTTATACTCTATGGACGTAATTGTGGATGGATTGCCCAATGATGAATTCTCTACCGAAGAGGTAGAGGAGtattctgattctgaagacAAGAGGACTGCAGATAAAGCTGTGTCTGTAAGGAAGCATTTCTGGAAATGGGTTAGTTCTGATTTGGTTTAATCTTGGTATTATGACAATTTTGGTTTATtctactatttttcttttcttttttttgtttttgcttttGACATGATCTTATACTTTGAGAAGCgaagaaatcaattataaatgtATTTAACACTAATTTCACAGAGTTTAATAGTGGAATAACAGATGCCTATTTCATGTTTGTGCTAATGTAAgcatattcttttcttctgaTTTTACTATGTGAGGCTTCATCTCTAATTCTTACTTTCAGTTTAgtatttcatctttttttttaatatttggttCAACATTTTTAATCTATTTGATGGAGATTAACACAACTCTTATTGCTAAAAACTTATGtctcaatttaaattttggttGTATTTAATCCCAGCAAAGTGCTGGCAAACAGGTTTTAAATGCTAGTATGGCCTGAAAATGAGCTGGAGATAAGCAGGTATAATGTAAAGTTAGGGTTATAATTCTGATGCAAGCTAGTTCTTATTGCAATCTTGTAAAAGCTGTAGTACCCTCTTAGACAAGAGCCTTAAATCCATATAAATGACATGGAATTGAATGTCCCTGGGAATGTTTTTTGATAGTCTAATAGCCTTTCCAGATTAGTATATCTCAAAGTCGAGACTTAGTCTGGTATGTTTCAGCAGTAAAAGCTATACTGAAGTTTCACTATTTGGCATGTCGTTTATGATCTTCTGCACATTTTTCAGACATCCCTCTTTCTTGATTTCTGGTTGGATGTTTACTGTATGACAGggaaaaatttcatatttccttgaagaagttaaaatttatcaattatatttttccctctttttttGAGGACTTGAACCTATAATGGTTATTTAGTGTATGTGAGTCTATTCTTTTAATACATTAGCATTCTTTTACTGTACATGATTTGATGATCAGACGAGTTATCAGAAAAAGgaatcattattttctttaaccCACACTATCATCTATCAGAAAGCTAGCAAATATGCTTTCAAGTCCAACTTTTTGAATTATGGGATACTTTTGTGCATGTGTATGCCTCATAGTAAATAAGAACTAAGTTTTGCTGTATGGTGCTGAAAGTGAAGAAAAACCCT
The Ricinus communis isolate WT05 ecotype wild-type chromosome 1, ASM1957865v1, whole genome shotgun sequence DNA segment above includes these coding regions:
- the LOC8269541 gene encoding uncharacterized protein LOC8269541 → MSPLRNNHYLHTHNKPSNFHDFFLTALSIFFLFSSSSSPSFSSIKPQFPRIPFICLPSNRRRFLKVPAMSISKNNHPFATPQSLSDWLKPRLPSDSFASWGVKPGTKNVQNLWLELSEGETSLADSTPPIRTVSVVTVRVIGEKNTVLVESHQELSDGSVRNRCRPLSEKMKPNETPEAAVFRAIKEELGSILNDDANVRIVDGSYKEKIEERNSLSYPGLPARYVLYSMDVIVDGLPNDEFSTEEVEEYSDSEDKRTADKAVSVRKHFWKWVSSDLV